GCCGCTTGCGTAATTGTTTGGGCCCCACCCAGGCTTTGTAAAGTCCGCGCTCGGCGATTTCATGTTCGACGAGATCGTCGAAGTCCTGTTTGCCGGGCGTTTTGAAGCTGAGCCAATCGGCAACCGTCTGGCTGATTTGTTCGTCATGGCGTGCTGCAAAGCTCCAGCGCTGAACGATGTCCAGCAGGCGGTTTACGAATTCGGGCGTATCCTGCAGTGCCAGAATGTCGGCAAAGGCGACGGCCGCCGATCCGTGTGCGCTCAGATTCCGGCGCAACGCCTCCACGGCCTGATCGGCATTTTCGCAGTCGCTGTCTTTGCCTTTGGCGATGAGCGCGTAATGTTTGGCCAGCCTTGCCAGTTCGGAGCCGGCACGGGCTACGCGGCGCTCGGCATCAGTGTTCGTTTCCGGAAATCCCGCCTCGATCAGCAGGTCGAAACGGCTTGTTACGGCAGGGATATCCCACTGGCTGACGTCCTGGCCTTTAAACAGAGCATCGAGCTTGTCGACGACTTCGTGTTTGTAGGCATAGATCGTATCGAATTCGTCCTTGATTTTGATGGATTGAGCCTGATGCTGCCCGGTCACATTGAACAGTTTGGCGACGAACTGGCCGACATAAGGCCCCATGCGCACGAGCAGATCGGAAATTTCCATCGGCTCCAGGCCTGCGCCCTGGCTCAGCCGATAATCTTGAAAAGCCCTGAACAGTTCAGGATTTTGCTGTTCGACCGTCGTGTCGAATACGTCCAGCAGATCTTTCAGACGCGCGGAGTCATAGAGATCCGCGTAGTGAAAGCCGGGGATTCCCAGCTTAAAGGTGTTCTGTGCCATACTTTCTTTACTCCGATCAGCTCAAAAATCTGTTCAGGGCTCTTGATAATAAGAGGCTATGCAGGCGGCATTTTCTCCCTAAGCTTCAAAAATCGCTGATAGCGCTTCATTGAAATCTCGCCATTTTCGGCCGCCACCCGCACGGCGCAGCCCTTATCATTGACATGACGGCAGTCATTGAACTGGCAGCCGTCAATCAACGGTTGAAATTCCCGGTAACCGTAAGCCAGTTGATGTTCGGTAAGACCTGCCAATCCAAAAATGGCTACGCCGGGGCTGTCGATCAGATCGCCGCCCTGATCCATGTGATACAGCGTCGCGGCCGTGGTGGTGTGGCGCCCGTGTTTGGTCGTTGCCGAAATGGTATTGGTTTTGAGTTCCTTATCCGGGATCAGGGTATTCGTTAAGGACGATTTGCCAACGCCAGATTGGCCGGCGAAGATGCTGACCTGGCCTTTTAATGCCTGTTTCAGTTCTTGCAAACCTTCATGTTCCGGAATTCTGGTGCTGACCCGGTATAACGGGTAGCCCAGTTTCTGATAGTCCAGCAATTCCTGTTCAATAGCGTCCGACTGCCCCAGATCGACCTTGTTGAATACTAAAGCGGCGCTGATATTATGGTTCTCGCAAACAGCCAGGTATTGATCGATCAGTAGAAAATCACAATAAGGTTCAATGGCAAAGACGACAAAAACGGTGTCGATATTTGCGGCCACCGGCCGGACTTTGTCGTTTCTGGACGGGCGCGCCAGCAACGTGCGCCTGGGCAGAATCTCTTCTATCCGGCCCTGGTCGGGCGCCGATTGCATCCATAAAACCTTATCGCCGACGGCGACGGTATCAAGCCGCCGCCGGGTCTGGCACAGGTAGATCTTGCCGTCGGTTTCAACGGCTATGCCCTGGCCTAAATGGGAAAGGACCAAGCCTTCAAGCAGTTCAGCCATTATGCGCTCTGCATTTTGGATTCCAGGTGGGCGATACGGATGGCCGCCGGCGGATGACTGTAGTGGAAGGCCGAGTAGAGCGGGTCCGGAGTCAGCGTGCTGGCGTTTTCTTCATACAGTTTGACCAGGCCGCTGATCATTTTGCTGGCCTGAGCGTTTTTCGATGCGAAATCGTCGGCTTCAAATTCAAACTTGCGTTGAAAGTAAGCCATGACCGGTTGCATGAAAAAGGTAAAGACAGGCGAAACCAGCATGAACAACAATAAGGCTGCGGCATTGGACGGTTGTTGTACGCCGAGTCCGGTATAGAACCATTGCTCATTGATCAGCCAGCCAAGAACAGCCAGGCTGATCAAGCTCATGAGCGATGTGGCGATCAGCATTTTAATGACATGCTTGCACTTAAAATGTCCCAGTTCATGCGCCAGCACGGCTTCCAGTTCTTCATCTTCCAATGAATTGACCAGCGTATCAAAGAACACGATGCGCTTGTTATTGCCAAGTCCTGTAAAGTAGGCGTTGCCATGGCCTGAGCGCTTGGAGCCGTCCATGATGAAGATGCCCTGGCTGTTGAAACCGCAACGGGCCAGCAATCCCTGGATCCGGTCTTTCAGCGAGCCTTCCTGCATGGGCGTGAATTTGTTGAACAGCGGCGCGATGACGGTAGGGTAAAGCCAGCTCATCAGCAATGAGAAACTGATCAGGACTACCCATGTCCATAGCCACCAAAGGGAGCCGATGCTGTCCATAATCCACAAAATCAGAGCCAGCAAAGGCAAGCCGATAGCTGCGGATAAAGCCAGCTGCAGAAACTGGTCTTTGATGAACTGTTTGGGAGTGCTTTTGTTAAAACCGAATTTTTCTTCAATGACGAATGTCTGATAAATGCTGGTCGGGAGATCAATCAGGTGCATGACCAGAAAAATGGTGGCTATGGCTCCGATACCGGCCATTCGCGCCGACATGTCAAAAGAGGCCCAGAATTCAAAAGCGGCATTGATGCCGCCGCCTACCGTCAGCAGCAGCAAGACGATTACACCGATAATGCTGTCGATATCGCCGAGCTTTCCTTTTTCAATGGTATAGTCGGCCGCTTTTTGGTGAGCTTCAAGGGGGACTCTGTCTTTGAACGCTTCGGGCACGGCTGCGCGATGACTTTTGACATAAACGGCCTGGCGTCTGGACAGCCAGAATTGAACCGAATAGGAAATAATCAGTGCGATTATAAAGATAATGGTAAAGGTATTCATGGGTTTAAAACAAAAGTT
This is a stretch of genomic DNA from Methylobacter sp. YRD-M1. It encodes these proteins:
- the rsgA gene encoding ribosome small subunit-dependent GTPase A, whose product is MAELLEGLVLSHLGQGIAVETDGKIYLCQTRRRLDTVAVGDKVLWMQSAPDQGRIEEILPRRTLLARPSRNDKVRPVAANIDTVFVVFAIEPYCDFLLIDQYLAVCENHNISAALVFNKVDLGQSDAIEQELLDYQKLGYPLYRVSTRIPEHEGLQELKQALKGQVSIFAGQSGVGKSSLTNTLIPDKELKTNTISATTKHGRHTTTAATLYHMDQGGDLIDSPGVAIFGLAGLTEHQLAYGYREFQPLIDGCQFNDCRHVNDKGCAVRVAAENGEISMKRYQRFLKLREKMPPA
- a CDS encoding M48 family metallopeptidase, with product MNTFTIIFIIALIISYSVQFWLSRRQAVYVKSHRAAVPEAFKDRVPLEAHQKAADYTIEKGKLGDIDSIIGVIVLLLLTVGGGINAAFEFWASFDMSARMAGIGAIATIFLVMHLIDLPTSIYQTFVIEEKFGFNKSTPKQFIKDQFLQLALSAAIGLPLLALILWIMDSIGSLWWLWTWVVLISFSLLMSWLYPTVIAPLFNKFTPMQEGSLKDRIQGLLARCGFNSQGIFIMDGSKRSGHGNAYFTGLGNNKRIVFFDTLVNSLEDEELEAVLAHELGHFKCKHVIKMLIATSLMSLISLAVLGWLINEQWFYTGLGVQQPSNAAALLLFMLVSPVFTFFMQPVMAYFQRKFEFEADDFASKNAQASKMISGLVKLYEENASTLTPDPLYSAFHYSHPPAAIRIAHLESKMQSA